In Electrophorus electricus isolate fEleEle1 chromosome 10, fEleEle1.pri, whole genome shotgun sequence, the genomic window CCTGCCTGATGTCCAGGCGTACCTTAGGAGGACGAGTGCAGAAACACGAGGAACCTTTGACAGACCGATGGTGAAGGAGACACGGGAGATATGCGAggcagcaggagaaagagagagcccAGCTCCCCGAGGTAAGACAGACGGAGTGGAAGAAGAAGACAACGTCACGGAACAGATGCTTGGGGATCAGGCAGAGGATGGATTAACTGAGGAAGAGTCTGCAACTGAAATGCTCGTGGTGAAAGAACAAGGGgcagaaacaggcagagaaaaaggCAGGAGTGCCATAGGGATGCTGGAGCAAGAACACCCACAAACGCAGGCAAACTCAGAACTAGACAGAAAACTAGACAAAAGGGATTTGAAAAACCAGGGCACCGATTCGGAAAGTGAGGTGACAGAACCAGAAGAATTGCCAGAAATTGTAAATGGGGTGGTTACTGGGCACAAAGAAATACAGGCACTGATAGGAGTagaagatgaggaggaagggagagaagtGAGGGAGGTTGTTGAGGAGACATGTGAAGAGGACATTAATGGTGAAGATTATAATGAGTAGTCTTCCTGGACATAATCCCTATGATGGGCTATTGACTTCACACACAGTGATTTTAATTAGATGCCTGAATTTAATTAAAGTAACCTAAAACATTGCGCAGACAGTGTTAAGTTAATTGAGGCACAGTCAGTGGACACCATATTTGAGGTCATGCCACAGGTGTTAAGGTCAGGACAAGGATGTCTGATTTCttgtttacttttactttaTATGCTTTATAGTGCTCTGGCAGAGTGCATTTTGGATCTTTGTTTCAAAAATCTGTGACAGGGTGCAGAGGAGTGTGGTAATAACCAAATTATCCACTCCTATTCCACTCTGTGTGAGCTCTTGCTATATCATACAGCAATTTACCATAATGTGGagctaattttattttttaattttagcaaatttaagtgatttctttcTGTGTGCAACTCGGTGACTTTTGATTGTTTTAAGAttaatacagaaaaacaataaaactcaTAAGGATGTTTAAACCCAGTGGTCATACGTTTCcttgatttaatttaattaaaaaacttttaaaaagcttaatTGTGCCTTTCATTCAAACTACTTTCGATCAACAATGATCTGCAACTTTGGAAACGATCAAAATGGTTCGCCCACTGTGACAGAAGTTCTGTCACTTCTGGGctgattttctgtttgtgtaacGTCACCCGGCCCCCACTCTGATCATTAGCCCTGTCTGTAGGAGTCATTCAGACGTGTCTGCAAGACTTGGACGTGTCCATATACTCACCTTTTAGCAAGTTTAATTTGCTTGAGTTCAGGCACTGCGTTCCACTGGAAATTGACCAACGTAAGTTTATGGTTATTGATTTCCGGGCTTTTACTCACTGTGCCTTGCCTTTTTTACCTTGTGTCCTGTTTTGGTTAGACCGTGTGAATTAGCTGCAGTAAACCCACTTATCATGTCCTGCTTTTGCCTCGCATCCGTTACATTAGTATGTTATTCTTACACACATCTTATTCTAATCCTTGCAAACAATGAGAAATCCATCAGTGGTCAGATAAGCAGTTTACCTTCTCTTCAAAACATTGTCATGTTTGTGCTtgttatatttatggcattttgctgatgcttttatccaaagtgacttaaaagtatgagtacaacttgagggttaagggccttgctcaggggtccaactgTGGGGCAACCTTCcaactacaagtcaagtaccttaaccactgagctacatacTCATTATTGGAAAACAATTTGTACATGGATATAATTAGAGGTTGTTATTTTCAAATACATACATTGCAGTAGGTGTCCTTACTAAGCATGATTGCCATATCAAGCAATTTTACAAATACAACTGATTTTCACAATGGATAAATGCCCCAAAAATATTTGTACCACAGTTAACTCCCATAACATCACTGTAATTGAATTGCTGACtcatagcttttttttttctttctttctggaaTCCAGTATTAATAATTCAAGTCCAATCATGTCACCAGAAGCTTGAAttcaaagcaaaacatgaaacGATTCAAAAGCACTGACTACTTGCTAAATCATTTTGACAgcttaaatacatttatttggcGTGGCTACACACTGGAGCAAAAAcggaaaaagcaaaaaaaaaaaaaaaaaacccaacccaaaacaaaacagcaaagttATAGAAAACTGGTTCCAATTTCGTGGCACAAAATACGTTCCAACTATTAAACATCACATTTCTGAAACTCAAGTTGCGCCCGGTTGTGCATGTCATTCTGAAGTGTTCATATGCAAAGTACTTGACACTTCTTAATATGTTGCAACTTGTTTGAGAGGGACTGTGTGACAGTAGTGTGCACTAAAGGCTGAAGCATATGTGCAATTTAATAACATATAATTAATCCAACCATATGTCCCCTTCTGCTGGAAGAGCATGTACTTAACTAAAGGTGGAAACAATTTTAACTGTTTAATACTTCCCAAGTCCTGGTGGAGAACAACATAACGCATAAGAGTTCAGGAAGGTCATGACATGTTGAATTTGAATGGTAATATTAGCATTTGTTAAACAGATACAATTGACATTGTTCACATTCAAGGCTGAATCAACTACTTTTATATTATGAACCAAAACAAGATTCATTGCTTGCTTTGTACATATTCATTAACATGgaaagttttgttgttttaaaaagtctatataatgtgttttttattcacCATAAGTAtgtaacagattgattttttttaaaaaggtgtgcTCAGTTTTTTCTGAAGATGCAACGAAAAGGAGGAACAAAGTGAATATGTTCTGTCAAAATGCCAGTACTGTCCTCTGACTAAAATGGTTAGAAGATCATGATACTAGGCCAAACTTAGAAAGGTTATCAGAACAATGAAATATCCTGCAGTTGCTCGTCACTGAACACAAGGTCTTCTCCCAGTTGGCTGAGACGTAAGTGGTTGTTAGGCATCTTGCTTGGCGATGCTTCCTGTGTTGCCACGGAGATGCTGGGCACCTACTGCTGAGGGCTGAGGGGTCTGTGGAGTGTTTGAACTTCCtgagagaaaaggaaataaagaaattaatatgAGAAAAAGCAAGGTGGATATCAGGTGAACATGACACTAAAACATGCTGAGTGTGTGGGATTAGCAGTGTTCACAGtaaagggggggagggggcttgTCTTGAGTGTCTCACCAGTGTATGTCTCATAGGAAATGTTGTGCTGGATGAGGAGAGCGTGCAGTCGTTGCATTTCAGCACGCTGTTTCTCAAAGTCCTGTTAACACACAGGACATTGGGCTTCACTGTACTTACTGACatgcatttatacacacacacgcacacagacacacacacctgcatgcactgCTCTAGACTTTGGtgcttttgtgcttgtttttcctctttctgcagCTTTTGAGCTCTCTTCAGGAAACCGGCCTCTTCAAACAGTTCCCTCAGCATCTTATTGTAGCCCTACAAAAAGTACACAACATATACTATAGAgttgtacattttatatatatatatatatatatgtgtgtgtgtgtgtgtgtgtgtgtgtatgcatatatatgtatacatgtatgtatgtatgcatgtatgtatgtatgtgagtgtgtgcacgacAGTGAGTTACCTGTTCAGTGATGAGTTCTTCATACCGGGCTTGCTCAATGTCATCCCATTCCTTCTGAAGTTTCTCATTCAACACTGGATATACTGcaagtgcacgcacacgcacacatacacacattatagcAGCACACACATCAGAAATGAGAATCAGCTGGTGGATCTGTCTGAGAttcggacacacacactcacttcttTTAACTCACCTAAGAGGGAGTGTGCATGGCAGACGAGTGGTGTCTCAAATGTGAGTGAGTACATGCAAGTCTGTGGCTCCGACACCCTGGCCAGCTTACTGCTGTTGCCACATGAAAAGAGGACCTGAGAGGGAGCAGTTGGTATGACAGAGTGATCGAACACGCCCAcccgtgctcacacacacgtgtgcacacttATGCATGCGCGCTCACATGCATGTACGCAATAcctttgtttgtctgttcttgTTGCCACAggagtctccctctctcatccacaTAGCGGTGAATGTGTTATTCTCTATCTCCCACTCCTGCCAGATCCTACATATTtacacaggaaaaaataaaaaataaacattgtgcAATATGTGAAATGTACACACTAGAATTACTTAATGAAGcttttgttgatttttgcaCTAAAATGATCAGGACTGTTTTCTATAACGTGCGTGAGCGTTTTACCCCAGTATTCCATTATAGGCATTCCACCTGAAGCTCTGCTCATGTTGGGTCACATTATGGAATGGACAGAACTCATACTTATACCTAACAAATGAGAAGAGCAGAAATCAGTCACGTTTTTAAGAACGCAGCCTCTAGCAGAAGCAAATATTAAACTGCTGGAATCAATGTCCTTGCCAACTTCTGCCAGACTAATCCGCAACGTAGTTCACCATCTCCCTTCAATCCTACATcctaagtaataataataataaaaaactcaAGGTTGCTGTACAAAGCATTGCAGAAAAATGTCACAATAGAGAGCAATTACAAGGGAGTAtacaaaaaaaccaaccaaccaaacaaacaaacaaaagaccaCTTTTCCAAAGCCCCTACCTCCAAAAATGCATAGGCACATAATCCCATGACAGTCAGaaattttctttcctttagCACCTATAGACCAATAAAACAATCACATTTCGGTCATGTTCCCAAAGTTTAATGTACTCTAGGTCTAATGGTTTTGTCAATAAGTTTTCAAAATTTGCCCCAATCATGGCCTGCGGTCAGCAAAAATATTCCAAATACtatattatttttcatgttcatCGTTGCTCCCCAAAATATCACTGGATCTTTTGAATTCTGAGGTTGTTAAAGAGTCAAAAAACCAAAATTTAGTAGAAGTAAGAAAACGTTTTTGCACATTCAATTGACATGCATACTCTCCTGTTATTATAGGTTTGTCAGTAAGGCTTTTCAAACTCCAGTTTTGTCAGGCCAGCTTCAATTAATGTTGCAGCTATTAATTAGCCATCATAATTTAAAGCTATATTGTAGGCAGTATAGGCTACTCTGCAGTTAGAAACTTTCACCATTTGATGCTAATGACACAACAGACCTTTTGTTCATAGCTTGCTCTGACGAGTCCTACAAACTGATCTGCATTCAAACTACACTGCTCAATGTGACCAGACCAAAAGTGATTTTCACCCTTTTTAACATGCTCCTGTGGTCATCCTTGAAAAAAGGTTGACAAACCATAGAGGGATATAACCACTATAGCCTCAAATAATGATGTAATATTAACACGTCGTAGCTTGTGGTTGTACATAACAATATTCGATTCGATTCAATTTTCGACTACCTAATAATCTTGCAATTCAGAGAATCCAGTGATGTTTGGGAgatgaaaatacataaaatattttgatcACGAGCAAAAACgctattcattttttaaatagagaAAAATCCTTTAGGGTCGGAGTTTGGAATATGGGCACGACACCTACAGGATTTCAGTGGTCTGTTTCAGTATTAGCTACCAGCCATAAAGCCAGCGTTTTTAACAGAAGAGTAGATGGGGTCCTGCCCTTGACTTTGCCACACTCAGTAAAAACTATTacaaagtataaataaataacttttttatactttgtaacagttttaattaataaaataattttaaaagtctttacaaaaaaaaaacctctttctTTAAGTATGTGGAATCTATTTCATTAC contains:
- the gnptg gene encoding N-acetylglucosamine-1-phosphotransferase subunit gamma isoform X2 is translated as MKIVEEPNTFGLNNHLLAQGSRLQPRVSPSGVSGPPHLWRLAGKCFSYLESTYKYEFCPFHNVTQHEQSFRWNAYNGILGIWQEWEIENNTFTAMWMREGDSCGNKNRQTKVLFSCGNSSKLARVSEPQTCMYSLTFETPLVCHAHSLLVYPVLNEKLQKEWDDIEQARYEELITEQGYNKMLRELFEEAGFLKRAQKLQKEEKQAQKHQSLEQCMQDFEKQRAEMQRLHALLIQHNISYETYTGSSNTPQTPQPSAVGAQHLRGNTGSIAKQDA
- the gnptg gene encoding N-acetylglucosamine-1-phosphotransferase subunit gamma isoform X1, encoding MWCAFAGRHLPWLIFLVSLVFGGKMKIVEEPNTFGLNNHLLAQGSRLQPRVSPSGVSGPPHLWRLAGKCFSYLESTYKYEFCPFHNVTQHEQSFRWNAYNGILGIWQEWEIENNTFTAMWMREGDSCGNKNRQTKVLFSCGNSSKLARVSEPQTCMYSLTFETPLVCHAHSLLVYPVLNEKLQKEWDDIEQARYEELITEQGYNKMLRELFEEAGFLKRAQKLQKEEKQAQKHQSLEQCMQDFEKQRAEMQRLHALLIQHNISYETYTGSSNTPQTPQPSAVGAQHLRGNTGSIAKQDA